The proteins below come from a single Salinilacihabitans rarus genomic window:
- the purL gene encoding phosphoribosylformylglycinamidine synthase subunit PurL — protein MSLAESDRELVTDELGREPTPAEAALFENLWSEHCAYRSSRPLLSAFESEGEQVVVGPGDDAAVVALPTDGDEAVYVTLGIESHNHPSYVDPFDGAATGVGGIVRDTLSMGAYPIALADSLHFGPFDREHSRYLLEGVVEGISHYGNCIGVPTVAGSVDFHPGYEGNPLVNVACVGLTTEERLVTAEAQEPGNKLVLVGNATGRDGLGGASFASEDLAEDAETEDRPAVQVGDPYAEKLLIEANEALLDEGLVESARDLGAAGLGGASSELVAKGGLGARIELDRVHQREPNMSALEILLAESQERMCYEVRPENVERVREIAETFDLGCSVIGEVTEGNYVCTFEGGETQRTSDDASGERSEPREPEVVVDVDAEFLGEGAPMNDLPAAEPAEPDVDRPDPAPALAAAFETVVSSPNTASKEWVYRQYDHEVGVRTSVRPGDDAALVAIREAERGLAISAGAAPNWTDAAPYAGAKAVVVENATNLAAKGATPLAAVDCLNGGNPEKPDVYGGFEAIVDGLAEACAALSVPVVGGNVSLYNDSAAGPIPPTPTVAMVGTKAGYDAPPLAAAPEPEADLLLVGDRALADGAFRLGGSEYLARVGGSDRFPRPPAEPKAFVEAVAAVADADGTLATHDVSHGGLAVALAEMVTPEAGLSVSLPADDPAGALFHEAPGRVLIQTTDPGEVRGAFDGVAPVRTLGTATEDGMLSIAAGEETVEADAATIRDLRSVLERELDS, from the coding sequence ATGAGCCTCGCCGAATCGGACCGCGAACTCGTCACTGACGAACTCGGACGCGAGCCTACCCCGGCGGAGGCGGCGCTGTTCGAGAACCTCTGGAGCGAGCACTGCGCGTACCGCTCCTCCAGACCCCTGCTCTCGGCGTTCGAGAGCGAGGGCGAGCAGGTCGTCGTCGGGCCGGGCGACGACGCCGCCGTGGTGGCGCTGCCGACCGACGGGGACGAGGCCGTCTACGTCACCCTCGGCATCGAGAGCCACAACCACCCCTCATACGTCGACCCGTTCGACGGCGCGGCGACGGGCGTCGGCGGCATCGTCCGCGACACGCTCTCGATGGGCGCCTACCCCATCGCGCTGGCCGACAGCCTCCACTTCGGCCCGTTCGACCGCGAGCACTCGCGGTACCTGCTTGAGGGCGTCGTCGAGGGGATCAGCCACTACGGTAACTGCATCGGCGTCCCGACGGTCGCCGGCAGCGTCGACTTCCACCCCGGCTACGAGGGGAACCCGCTCGTGAACGTCGCCTGCGTCGGCCTGACGACCGAGGAGCGTCTCGTGACGGCGGAGGCCCAGGAGCCGGGGAACAAACTCGTCCTCGTCGGGAACGCGACGGGCCGGGACGGCCTCGGCGGTGCGAGTTTCGCCAGCGAGGACCTAGCGGAGGACGCCGAGACCGAAGACCGGCCCGCGGTGCAGGTCGGCGACCCGTACGCCGAGAAACTGCTGATCGAGGCCAACGAGGCGCTGCTCGACGAGGGGCTCGTCGAGTCCGCGCGCGACCTCGGCGCCGCCGGTCTCGGCGGCGCGTCGAGCGAACTGGTCGCGAAGGGGGGCCTCGGCGCGCGCATCGAACTCGACCGGGTCCACCAGCGCGAGCCGAACATGAGCGCGCTGGAGATCCTGCTCGCGGAGTCCCAGGAGCGGATGTGTTACGAGGTCCGCCCGGAGAACGTCGAGCGCGTCCGCGAGATCGCCGAGACGTTCGACCTCGGCTGTTCGGTCATCGGCGAGGTCACGGAGGGCAACTACGTCTGTACTTTCGAGGGAGGCGAGACACAGCGCACCTCGGACGACGCGAGCGGCGAGCGGAGCGAGCCGCGAGAGCCCGAGGTCGTCGTCGACGTCGACGCCGAGTTCCTCGGCGAGGGCGCGCCGATGAACGACCTCCCGGCCGCGGAACCCGCCGAACCGGACGTCGACCGCCCCGATCCGGCCCCCGCCCTCGCGGCCGCCTTCGAGACCGTGGTTTCGAGCCCGAACACCGCCTCGAAGGAGTGGGTCTACCGCCAGTACGACCACGAGGTGGGCGTCCGCACGAGCGTGCGGCCGGGCGACGACGCGGCGCTGGTGGCGATCCGGGAGGCCGAACGGGGACTCGCCATCTCCGCCGGCGCCGCGCCGAACTGGACCGACGCGGCCCCCTACGCGGGCGCGAAGGCGGTCGTGGTCGAGAACGCGACGAACCTCGCGGCGAAGGGGGCGACGCCGCTGGCCGCGGTCGACTGCCTCAACGGCGGCAACCCCGAGAAACCCGACGTGTACGGGGGGTTCGAGGCGATCGTCGACGGTCTCGCCGAGGCCTGTGCCGCGCTGTCGGTGCCGGTCGTCGGCGGCAACGTCTCGCTGTACAACGACTCCGCGGCGGGGCCGATCCCGCCGACGCCGACGGTCGCGATGGTCGGCACGAAAGCCGGGTACGACGCGCCGCCGCTGGCGGCCGCGCCCGAACCCGAGGCCGACCTCCTGCTGGTCGGGGACCGCGCGCTCGCCGACGGCGCGTTCCGCCTCGGCGGTTCCGAGTACCTCGCGCGGGTCGGCGGGAGCGACCGGTTCCCGCGGCCGCCCGCCGAGCCGAAAGCGTTCGTCGAGGCGGTCGCCGCGGTCGCAGACGCAGATGGGACGCTCGCGACCCACGACGTCAGCCACGGCGGCCTGGCCGTCGCGCTGGCCGAGATGGTCACCCCCGAGGCGGGGCTGTCCGTCTCGCTGCCCGCCGACGACCCCGCGGGCGCGCTGTTCCACGAGGCGCCCGGCCGGGTGCTGATCCAGACGACCGACCCCGGGGAAGTGCGCGGGGCGTTCGACGGCGTCGCGCCGGTCCGGACGCTGGGGACGGCGACCGAGGACGGGATGCTCTCGATCGCGGCCGGCGAGGAGACGGTCGAGGCGGACGCGGCGACGATCCGGGACCTGCGGTCGGTGCTGGAGCGCGAACTCGACTCGTAA